Proteins encoded by one window of Drosophila melanogaster chromosome X:
- the Septin1 gene encoding septin 1, which yields MADTKGFSSIETPGYVGFANLPNQVHRKSVKKGFEFTLMVVGESGLGKSTLVNSLFLTDLYPERIIPDAIEKQKQTVKLEASTVEIEERGVKLRLTVVDTPGFGDAIDNSNSFGAILEYIDEQYERFLRDESGLNRRNIVDNRIHCCFYFISPFGHGLKPLDVEFMKKLHSKVNIVPVIAKADCLTKKEILRLKCRIMQEIESHGIKIYPLPDCDSDEDEDYKEQVKQLKEAVPFAVCGANTLLEVKGKKVRGRLYPWGVVEVENPDHCDFIKLRTMLITHMQDLQEVTQEVHYENYRSDRLAKGIKGKENGVKAERDSSSQVVSNSVLGEKDRILQEKEAELRRMQEMLAQMQARMQAQQ from the exons GACGCCCGGCTATGTGGGCTTCGCCAACCTGCCCAACCAGGTGCATCGAAAGTCCGTGAAAAAGGGATTCGAGTTCACCCTAATGGTGGTGGGCGAGTCCGGACTGGGCAAGTCCACGCTGGTCAATAGTCTCTTTCTCACCGATCTCTATCCCGAGCGCATTATTCCGGACGCCATAG agaaacaaaagcaaaccgTAAAGCTGGAGGCATCGACGGTGGAGATCGAGGAGCGCGGCGTCAAGCTAAGATTGACGGTGGTGGACACACCCGGATTCGGCGATGCCATCGACAACTCCAACAGCTTTGGTGCCATACTCGAGTACATCGATGAGCAATACGAGCGCTTCCTGCGCGACGAGAGCGGCCTGAACAGACGCAACATTGTGGACAATCGCATTCACTGCTGTTTCTACTTTATATCGCCGTTCGGTCATGG CCTAAAACCCCTGGACGTAGAGTTCATGAAGAAGCTGCACTCTAAAGTTAACATTGTGCCCGTGATCGCAAAGGCCGATTGTCTCACAAAGAAGGAGATCCTGCGCCTGAAGTGCCGCATTATGCAGGAGATCGAGAGCCACGGCATCAAGATCTACCCACTGCCAGACTGTGATTCCGATGAGGACGAGGACTACAAGGAGCAGGTGAAGCAACTTAAGGAAGCTGTGCCTTTCGCCGTCTGCGGCGCCAACACACTGCTCGAGGTCAAGGGCAAGAAGGTGCGCGGTCGTCTGTATCCATGGGGCGTGGTCGAGGTAGAGAATCCCGATCACTGCGACTTCATCAAGCTGCGCACGATGCTCAT CACCCACATGCAGGACCTGCAGGAGGTCACGCAGGAGGTGCACTACGAAAACTACCGCTCCGACCGCCTCGCCAAGGGCATCAAGGGCAAGGAGAACGGCGTGAAGGCCGAGCGGGACAGCAGCTCGCAGGTGGTGTCGAACAGCGTGCTCGGCGAGAAGGACCGCATCCTGCAAGAGAAGGAGGCCGAGCTGCGGCGCATGCAGGAGATGCTCGCCCAGATGCAGGCGCGCATGCAGGCCCAGCAGTGA
- the waw gene encoding waclaw — MIVGYSVFFHHTVTRRTWCAVTIFFCRQRNVNSAMIRAISIRWLLQRPGDKRHSAWLVARSKSLLVRNLSTTNQVKGETEEPSQADLLREFAHMPVERIRNFSIIAHVDHGKSTLADRLLELTGAIARNGGQHQVLDNLQVERERGITVKAQTASIFHRHKGQLYLLNLIDTPGHVDFSNEVSRSLAACDGVVLLVDACHGVQAQTVANYHLAKQRQLAVVPVLNKIDIKHANPDQVCQDLKLLFGIDPDEVLRVSAKLGTGVSEVLERVIETVPPPQVQRDSDFRALIFDSWFDKYRGALNLIYVLNGKLEQNQDIQSLATKKVYSVKSISVLRPAECPVPDVSAGQVGLIACNMRNSKESIVGDTIHLKNQAVAAAGSYRPQQPLVFAGVFPADQSKHVALRSAIDKMVLNDSAVTVKIDSSPALGQGWRLGFLGLLHMEVFCQRLEQEHGAEPIITAPSVTYRLVLSNPKMIKQQGRDTMDISNAALFPEPHSIKEYYEPLVLGTIITPTEYVGQVISLCVERRGLQQSSVNIDDTRVLMKYVLPLSEIILDFHDRLKSLSSGYASFSYEDHGYHPSHLVRLDIHLNGKPVEELCRIVHVSKATGVARQMVLKLRELIPKQMVQIAIQACVGSKVLARETIKAYRKDVTAKLYGGDVTRRMKLLKQQAEGKKKMRMFANIRVPHETFINVLKR; from the exons ATGATTGTCGGCTACTCGGTATTTTTTCATCATACGGTCACACGGCGCACATGGTGTGCggtaacaatttttttttgccggcaAAGAAATGTAAATTCAGCCATGATTCGTGCGATTTCAATCCGTTGGCTGCTGCAGCGCCCGGGGGACAAACGACACTCCGCCTGGCTGGTGGCCAGGTCAAAGAGCTTACTCGTCCGCAACCTGAGCACCACCAATCAGGTCAAGGGCGAAACGGAGGAGCCCTCGCAGGCGGATCTGTTGCGCGAGTTTGCCCACATGCCGGTGGAGCGCATTCGGAACTTCAGCATCATTGCGCATGTCGATCACGGCAAGAGCACGCTGGCTGACCGGTTGCTGGAGCTCACGGGAGCCATTGCGCGTAATGGCGGGCAGCACCAGGTACTGGACAACCTGCAGGTGGAGCGGGAGCGTGGGATCACGGTCAAGGCCCAGACCGCATCGATCTTCCACCGTCACAAGGGACAGCTCTATCTGCTGAACCTCATTGACACTCCTGGTCACGTGGATTTTTCCAATGAA GTTTCGCGATCTCTGGCTGCCTGCGACGGCGTGGTACTCCTGGTGGACGCATGCCATGGTGTCCAGGCTCAAACCGTGGCCAACTATCACTTAGCCAAGCAGCGTCAGTTGGCAGTGGTTCCCGTGCTCAACAAGATAGACATCAAGCATGCAAACCCTGATCAGGTTTGTCAGGATCTAAAGCTGCTGTTTGGCATAGATCCGGACGAGGTGCTGCGCGTGTCCGCCAAGCTGGGCACCGGCGTATCTGAAGTCTTAGAAAGGGTCATAGAAACTGTGCCGCCACCACAAGTTCAACGGGACAGCGACTTTCGGGCCCTAATCTTCGACAGCTGGTTCGACAAGTATCGCGGAGCCCTTAATCTAATTTATGTGCTGAATGGCAAGCTAGAGCAGAATCAGGATATTCAGTCGCTAGCCACCAAGAAGGTGTATTCCGTCAAGAGCATCTCTGTGTTGAGACCAGCCGAGTGTCCTGTTCCGGATGTATCCGCTGGTCAAGTGGGCTTGATTGCTTGCAATATGCGCAACAGCAAGGAATCCATTGTGGGCGATACCATTCACCTGAAGAACCAAGCAGTCGCCGCCGCAGGAAGCTATCGACCGCAACAGCCGCTTGTTTTTGCTGGAGTTTTTCCCGCCGACCAGTCAAAACATGTCGCCCTGCGCAGTGCCATCGACAAAATGGTACTCAATGACTCAGCGGTAACTGTAAAAATTGATTCCAGCCCAGCTTTGGGACAAGGTTGGCGTTTGGGCTTCCTGGGACTTCTGCACATGGAGGTCTTCTGTCAGCGCCTGGAGCAGGAGCATGGCGCTGAGCCCATAATCACCGCGCCTTCCGTCACATATCGTTTGGTCTTGAGTAATCCAAAGATGATCAAGCAACAGGGTCGCGATACAATGGACATTTCCAATGCAGCCCTCTTCCCGGAACCGCATTCCATCAAGGAGTACTATGAGCCCTTGGTTTTGGGCACAATCATCACGCCCACGGAGTATGTTGGCCAGGTGATCAGCCTGTGTGTGGAGCGTCGGGGATTGCAGCAAAGCTCGGTGAACATCGACGACACCCGTGTGCTAATGAAGTACGTACTGCCGTTAAGCGAGATCATCCTGGACTTCCACGACCGCCTCAAGTCGTTAAGTTCTGGCTACGCCAGTTTCAGCTACGAGGACCACGGCTATCATCCATCGCACTTGGTTCGATTGGACATCCATCTGAACGGCAAGCCCGTGGAGGAGCTCTGCCGCATTGTCCATGTGTCCAAGGCCACGGGCGTGGCACGGCAGATGGTTCTCAAACTCCGGGAGCTTATTCCAAAGCAGATGGTACAGATCGCAATCCAGGCATGCGTGGGCAGCAAGGTGCTAGCGCGCGAGACCATCAAGGCCTATCGCAAGGATGTGACAGCCAAGCTTTATGGTGGGGATGTCACCCGGCGGATGAAGCTGCTCAAGCAGCAGGCCGAGGGCAAGAAGAAGATGCGCATGTTCGCCAACATCCGCGTTCCTCACGAGACCTTCATCAATGTGCTCAAGCGGTAG